Proteins co-encoded in one Papaver somniferum cultivar HN1 chromosome 5, ASM357369v1, whole genome shotgun sequence genomic window:
- the LOC113281662 gene encoding aspartate--tRNA ligase 2, cytoplasmic-like — translation MSQPENTSNRAEEEGGTTLSKKAAKKEAIKQEKLKRQQEAAAAAAALAAASIEADPLSENYGEVALPDLQSKAVSGRKWTEVGLVNESLKDKTVLVRGRIQTTRPVGKNIGFLVLREKGFTLQCVLTVADNLVSRQTVKFATSLSKESHVDIEGIVSVPDAPIKGATQQVELQVRKIYGISRALPTLPINIDDAARSEVDIEKALQGGEQLVRVNQDTRLNFRVLDLRTPANQGIFRIQCQVENIFRQFLLSEGFVGIHTPKLIAGSSEGGASVFRLDYKGRPACLAQSPQLHKQMAICGDLGRVFEIGPVFRAEDSFTHRHLCEFTGLDAEMEIKEHYSEVMDVVDRLFVAMFDSLNENCKKELEAIGKQYPFEPLKYLRKTLRLTFEEGVQMLKEAGVEVDPLGDLNTEVERKLGKLVLEKYDTEFYILHRYPLAVRPFYTMPAYDNPAYSNSFDVFIRGEEIISGAQRVHVPELLSTRAEGLGIDLKSIETYIDAFRYGAPPHGGFGVGLERVVMLFCALNNIRKTSLFPRDPQRITP, via the exons ATGTCGCAGCCGGAGAACACCTCTAACCGtgcagaagaagaaggtgggaCTACTTTGAGTAAAAAAGCTGCAAAGAAAGAAGCAATAAAACAGGAGAAACTTAAACGTCAACAAGAAGCTGCAGCGGCTGCTGCTGCTCTAGCTGCTGCCTCAATTGAAGCTGATCCGTTATCTGAAAATTATGGGGAAGTTGCACTTCCAGATTTGCAATCAAAAGCTGTTAGTGGTCGAAAATGGACTGAAGTTGGATTGGTAAATGAAAGTTTGAAGGATAAAACAGTTCTAGTCCGTGGACGAATTCAAACAACCCGTCCTGTTGGTAAAAATATTGGATTCCTAGTTTTGAGAGAGAAGGGCTTCACTCTTCAGTGTGTTCTTACTGTGGCGGATAATCTCGTTAGTCGACAAACGGTGAAGTTTGCAACTAGTTTGAGCAAAGAATCTCATGTGGACATCGAAGGGATTGTATCAGTTCCTGATGCTCCAATCAAGGGGGCAACCCAGCAG GTTGAACTAcaagtcagaaaaatctatggCATTAGTAGAGCTTTACCTACGCTTCCAATCAATATTGACGATGCTGCACGTAGTGAAGTCGACATTGAGAAAGCTCTGCAG GGTGGAGAACAGCTTGTTCGCGTTAACCAGGATACCCGTTTaaactttagggttttagatttgcgCACACCTGCTAACCAAGGGATTTTTCGCATTCAGTGTCAAGTTGAAAAT ATATTTAGGCAATTCTTGTTATCCGAAGGATTTGTTGGAATCCATACACCAAAACTGATAGCAGGCTCAAGTGAAGGTGGTGCATCTGTCTTCAGACTTGACTATAAAGGCCGCCCTGCATGCCTAGCTCAGTCACCACAACTTCACAAGCAGATGGCAATTTGTGGTGATCTTGGGCGTGTCTTTGAGATTGGCCCTGTTTTCAGGGCAGAAGACTCCTTCACACACAGACATTTGTGTGAATTTACTGGTCTTGATGCGGAAATGGAGATTAAGGAGCATTATTCTGAG GTGATGGACGTCGTAGACCGCCTATTTGTTGCAATGTTCGACAGTTTGAATGAGAACTGCAAGAAAGAACTTGAGGCCATTGGGAAGCAGTATCCCTTTGAACCTCTAAAG TATCTAAGGAAGACTTTGAGACTTACTTTCGAAGAAGGGGTTCAAATGTTGAAG GAAGCTGGTGTTGAAGTTGACCCTCTTGGTGACCTAAATACAGAAGTGGAGAGGAAGTTAGGGAAGCTTGTACTTGAAAA GTATGACACTGAGTTCTATATACTTCACCGGTATCCATTGGCTGTTAGACCGTTTTACACCATGCCAGCTTATGACAACCCTGCATACAGCAATTCATTTGATGTCTTTATTCGAG GTGAGGAGATCATTTCAGGAGCTCAACGTGTGCACGTACCTGAGCTCTTGAGTACTAGAGCAGAGGGTCTGGGAATTGATCTGAAGTCTATTGAAACGTATATTGATGCATTCCG GTACGGAGCACCCCCGCATGGTGGATTTGGAGTTGGATTGGAGCGAGTGGTTATGCTTTTCTGTGCTTTAAACAACATCCGTAAAACCTCGCTTTTCCCTCGCGACCCTCAAAGGATCACTCCatag